The proteins below are encoded in one region of Juglans microcarpa x Juglans regia isolate MS1-56 chromosome 4D, Jm3101_v1.0, whole genome shotgun sequence:
- the LOC121258984 gene encoding 14-3-3-like protein B, with product MASTVPENLSRDQYVFLAKLAEQAERYEEMVQFMQKLVLGSTPASELSVEERNLLSVAYKNVIGSLRAAWRIVSSIEQKEEGRKNEEHVVLAKDYRSKVESELSEVCDSILRLLDSNLVPSASASESKVFYLKMKGDYHRYMAEFKVEDERKALAEDTMIAYKAAQDIALTGLAPTHPTRLGLALNFSVFYFEILNQSDKACGMAKQAFEEAIAELDTLGEESYKDSTLIMQLLRDNLTLWTSDAQDQLDEP from the exons ATGGCGTCGACGGTTCCCGAAAACCTATCCCGAGACCAGTATGTATTCCTGGCCAAACTGGCCGAGCAAGCCGAGCGCTACGAGGAAATGGTTCAGTTCATGCAGAAGCTGGTGCTCGGCTCGACCCCGGCCTCGGAGCTCTCCGTGGAAGAACGAAACCTGCTCTCCGTGGCCTACAAGAACGTGATCGGTTCGCTCCGAGCCGCGTGGCGCATCGTCTCCTCGATTGAGCAGAAAGAGGAGGGGCGCAAGAATGAGGAGCACGTGGTCCTAGCCAAGGACTATAGATCCAAGGTCGAGTCCGAACTCTCCGAGGTCTGCGACAGCATTCTCAGGCTCCTCGACTCCAATCTTGTGCCTTCCGCCTCGGCCAGCGAGTCCAAGGTCTTCTATCTGAAGATGAAGGGGGATTACCATCGGTACATGGCTGAGTTCAAGGTCGAGGATGAGAGGAAAGCCTTGGCTGAGGATACTATGATCGCGTACAAGGCTGCTCAG GACATTGCGCTGACGGGTCTTGCTCCAACGCACCCGACAAGGTTGGGTTTAGCGCTCAATTTCTCGGTGTTCTACTTCGAGATTCTCAATCAGTCGGATAAAGCGTGTGGCATGGCTAAACAG GCATTTGAGGAGGCCATTGCCGAGCTAGACACTTTAGGAGAAGAGTCATACAAGGACAGCACCCTCATCATGCAACTTTTAAGGGACAACCTCACTCTTTGGACTTCTGATGCACAG GACCAACTAGACGAGCCATAG
- the LOC121258986 gene encoding chaperone protein DnaJ, which translates to MMWDEWDDNATDHEQPDQDSHLNFDFLSALSKPKDYYKILEVDYDATDDAIRSSYIRLALKWHPDKKKDQDSATSRFQEINEAYQVLSDPAKRREYDTKGMLYAYDYNIIEYLHRYKGLILTCNGLGIKHSIW; encoded by the exons ATGATGTGGGACGAGTGGGACGACAATGCAACTGATCACGAACAGCCCGACCAAGATTCCCACCTTAATTTCGATTTTCTCTCTGCGCTGTCTAAGCCCAAG GATTACTACAAGATATTAGAGGTGGATTATGATGCTACGGACGATGCCATTCGATCCAGTTACATTCGCCTAGCGCTG AAATGGCATCCGGATAAGAAAAAAGACCAGGACAGCGCGACTTCCAGATTCCAAGAGATAAACGAGGCCTACCAGG tTTTGAGTGATCCTGCCAAGAGGAGAGAATATGACACGAAAGGAATGCTATATGCCTATGATTATAATATAATC GAGTATCTCCACCGTTACAAAGGTCTTATATTGACATGCAATGGTCTTGGGATAAAGCATTCAATATGGTAA
- the LOC121258982 gene encoding pentatricopeptide repeat-containing protein At5g18475 isoform X2, translated as MKTPTVFLKFVAVFFSRHRLFSSSPSSAPPSSLPWISPLRLSKATLTKPDPPTESIAAMVESHRKHKYISHESAINLIKRERDPQRALEIFNTVTEQKGFNHNSATYATILDKLARSQKFQAVDAVLRHMTYETCKFHEGIFLNLMKHFSQSSLHERVLEMFHAIQPVVREKPSLKAISTCLNLLVKSNQIDLAREFLLHSRKRLKLKPNSCIFNILVKHHCKNKNLKSAFEVFNEMKKSKISYPNLITYSTLMDGLCESGRLKEAVDLFEEMVSKEQILPDALTYNVLINGFCRAGKVDRARKMMEFMRKNGCNPNVFNYSTLMNGFCKEKKVLEAKEVFDEMKSLGLKPDTISYSTLINCFCRAGKIDEATELLKEMKEKECKADTVTFNVILGGLCREGELNKATELLDLMLGRGFLPHYATSNELLVRFCKAGMVDDAAVAMFELMEMGFKPDPDSWAHVLELICKERKLLSTFELLDELTVREL; from the exons ATGAAAACCCCAACAGTATTCCTGAAATTTGTGGCAGTATTTTTTAGCAGGCACCGTTTGTTCTCCTCTTCACCTTCTTCAGCACCGCCGTCTTCCCTTCCATGGATCTCTCCTCTTCGATTGTCAAAAGCCACCTTGACCAAACCAGACCCTCCAACAGAATCTATTGCTGCCATGGTAGAATCTCACAGGAAGCACAAGTATATATCACATGAATCTGCCATCAACTTAATCAAACGTGAGAGAGATCCACAACGTGCCCTAGAAATATTCAACACTGTGACAGAGCAAAAGGGTTTTAATCACAATAGTGCCACTTATGCAACTATCCTCGACAAGCTTGCCCGGTCCCAGAAGTTTCAGGCTGTTGATGCAGTTCTTCGTCACATGACTTACGAAACTTGCAAATTTCATGAAGGTATATTCCTTAATCTCATGAAGCATTTTTCACAATCCTCTTTGCACGAAAGAGTGCTCGAGATGTTCCACGCAATCCAGCCTGTTGTTCGTGAAAAACCCTCTCTCAAAGCCATCAGCACATGTCTCAATCTCCTAGTTAAATCAAACCAGATTGATTTAGCACGAGAGTTTCTCTTGCATTCAAGGAAGAGGCTCAAATTGAAGCCAAATTCTTGCATTTTTAACATCTTGGTTAAACACCATTGTAAGAACAAGAATCTTAAATCTGCCTTTGAAGTtttcaatgaaatgaaaaaatcaaaGATTTCCTACCCTAATTTGATTACGTATTCAACCCTGATGGATGGCCTTTGTGAAAGTGGAAGACTCAAAGAAGCAGTTGATCTGTTCGAGGAAATGGTCTCAAAGGAGCAGATCTTACCTGATGCCCTAACTTACAATGTTTTGATCAATGGGTTCTGCCGTGCAGGAAAAGTTGATCGTGCTAGGAAGATGATGGAATTTATGAGGAAAAATGGATGCAATCCTAATGTATTCAATTACTCAACCCTGATGAATGGATTTTGTAAGGAGAAAAAAGTGCTAGAGGCCAAAGAAGTTTTTGATGAGATGAAGAGCTTGGGTCTGAAACCGGATACAATTAGCTACTCGACTTTAATTAATTGCTTCTGTAGGGCTGGAAAAATCGATGAAGCTACGGAGTTGctcaaagaaatgaaagaaaaagaatgcaaaGCTGATACCGTGACCTTCAATGTGATACTTGGAGGGCTGTGCAGAGAAG GTGAGTTGAACAAAGCCACGGAGTTGTTGGATCTGATGCTGGGTAGGGGCTTTCTGCCACATTATGCAACTTCAAACGAGTTACTGGTTCGTTTTTGTAAGGCTGGAATGGTGGATGATGCAGCTGTCGCAATGTTTGAATTGATGGAGATGGGTTTTAAACCAGACCCTGACTCGTGGGCTCATGTGCTGGAATTGATTTGCAAAGAAAGAAAGTTGCTATCTACATTTGAACTGCTCGATGAATTGACAGTTAGAGAGCTTTGA
- the LOC121258982 gene encoding pentatricopeptide repeat-containing protein At5g18475 isoform X1: MKTPTVFLKFVAVFFSRHRLFSSSPSSAPPSSLPWISPLRLSKATLTKPDPPTESIAAMVESHRKHKYISHESAINLIKRERDPQRALEIFNTVTEQKGFNHNSATYATILDKLARSQKFQAVDAVLRHMTYETCKFHEGIFLNLMKHFSQSSLHERVLEMFHAIQPVVREKPSLKAISTCLNLLVKSNQIDLAREFLLHSRKRLKLKPNSCIFNILVKHHCKNKNLKSAFEVFNEMKKSKISYPNLITYSTLMDGLCESGRLKEAVDLFEEMVSKEQILPDALTYNVLINGFCRAGKVDRARKMMEFMRKNGCNPNVFNYSTLMNGFCKEKKVLEAKEVFDEMKSLGLKPDTISYSTLINCFCRAGKIDEATELLKEMKEKECKADTVTFNVILGGLCREGRFETALDMLEKLPCDGVYLNKASYRIVLNFLCQKGELNKATELLDLMLGRGFLPHYATSNELLVRFCKAGMVDDAAVAMFELMEMGFKPDPDSWAHVLELICKERKLLSTFELLDELTVREL, from the coding sequence ATGAAAACCCCAACAGTATTCCTGAAATTTGTGGCAGTATTTTTTAGCAGGCACCGTTTGTTCTCCTCTTCACCTTCTTCAGCACCGCCGTCTTCCCTTCCATGGATCTCTCCTCTTCGATTGTCAAAAGCCACCTTGACCAAACCAGACCCTCCAACAGAATCTATTGCTGCCATGGTAGAATCTCACAGGAAGCACAAGTATATATCACATGAATCTGCCATCAACTTAATCAAACGTGAGAGAGATCCACAACGTGCCCTAGAAATATTCAACACTGTGACAGAGCAAAAGGGTTTTAATCACAATAGTGCCACTTATGCAACTATCCTCGACAAGCTTGCCCGGTCCCAGAAGTTTCAGGCTGTTGATGCAGTTCTTCGTCACATGACTTACGAAACTTGCAAATTTCATGAAGGTATATTCCTTAATCTCATGAAGCATTTTTCACAATCCTCTTTGCACGAAAGAGTGCTCGAGATGTTCCACGCAATCCAGCCTGTTGTTCGTGAAAAACCCTCTCTCAAAGCCATCAGCACATGTCTCAATCTCCTAGTTAAATCAAACCAGATTGATTTAGCACGAGAGTTTCTCTTGCATTCAAGGAAGAGGCTCAAATTGAAGCCAAATTCTTGCATTTTTAACATCTTGGTTAAACACCATTGTAAGAACAAGAATCTTAAATCTGCCTTTGAAGTtttcaatgaaatgaaaaaatcaaaGATTTCCTACCCTAATTTGATTACGTATTCAACCCTGATGGATGGCCTTTGTGAAAGTGGAAGACTCAAAGAAGCAGTTGATCTGTTCGAGGAAATGGTCTCAAAGGAGCAGATCTTACCTGATGCCCTAACTTACAATGTTTTGATCAATGGGTTCTGCCGTGCAGGAAAAGTTGATCGTGCTAGGAAGATGATGGAATTTATGAGGAAAAATGGATGCAATCCTAATGTATTCAATTACTCAACCCTGATGAATGGATTTTGTAAGGAGAAAAAAGTGCTAGAGGCCAAAGAAGTTTTTGATGAGATGAAGAGCTTGGGTCTGAAACCGGATACAATTAGCTACTCGACTTTAATTAATTGCTTCTGTAGGGCTGGAAAAATCGATGAAGCTACGGAGTTGctcaaagaaatgaaagaaaaagaatgcaaaGCTGATACCGTGACCTTCAATGTGATACTTGGAGGGCTGTGCAGAGAAGGTAGGTTTGAGACGGCTCTTGATATGCTTGAGAAACTTCCCTGCGATGGTGTTTATCTAAACAAAGCTAGTTACAGGATTGTGTTGAATTTCTTGTGCCAAAAAGGTGAGTTGAACAAAGCCACGGAGTTGTTGGATCTGATGCTGGGTAGGGGCTTTCTGCCACATTATGCAACTTCAAACGAGTTACTGGTTCGTTTTTGTAAGGCTGGAATGGTGGATGATGCAGCTGTCGCAATGTTTGAATTGATGGAGATGGGTTTTAAACCAGACCCTGACTCGTGGGCTCATGTGCTGGAATTGATTTGCAAAGAAAGAAAGTTGCTATCTACATTTGAACTGCTCGATGAATTGACAGTTAGAGAGCTTTGA